A region of Maribacter algicola DNA encodes the following proteins:
- a CDS encoding FAD-binding oxidoreductase, giving the protein MKDRFIEEITKKIGAEKVLVGSELKDRFCHIWETEKPLMAKAVFFPTTTRDVSDILSICHKYHQPTVVHGGLTNLVGSTEVSKDEVVIAMERMNQIEELDPSSRTISVQAGVILENIHLAVEKENLLFPMTFGAKGSAQIGGVISTNAGGLRVFKYGMTRNLILGLEAVLADGTIVSSMKKIIKDNSGYDLKQLFIGSEGTLGVVTKAVLRLQEKPRSRNSAFVGINDYRNVVAFLKFMDMELGGILSGYELLWEVNFKEMTSSSTNIPKPLPYGYTYYVLLETLGSDHSKDEQLLEELLGEALSQELIDDATLAQSSQHLDFFWRIREDVDVLVEKCNHVQNFDVSLPIKDIGNYVDQVFDAFENLPEVEIYFAHGHVADGNIHFLVGKSNGTTELTKKVNDIVYGPLKQLKGSVSAEHGIGVHKKEYLQLSRSTEEIELMRLLKVSLDPRGILNCGKIIDA; this is encoded by the coding sequence ATGAAAGATAGATTCATAGAAGAAATCACAAAAAAAATTGGTGCTGAAAAAGTGCTTGTTGGATCAGAATTAAAGGATAGATTCTGTCACATTTGGGAAACGGAAAAACCTTTGATGGCCAAAGCGGTCTTCTTTCCAACTACTACAAGAGATGTATCGGATATCCTATCCATTTGCCACAAATACCATCAGCCCACGGTTGTTCATGGTGGTCTAACCAATCTGGTAGGTAGTACGGAGGTATCAAAAGACGAAGTGGTGATTGCCATGGAGCGAATGAACCAAATTGAGGAATTAGATCCGTCAAGTAGAACTATTAGCGTTCAAGCTGGTGTGATCTTGGAAAATATCCACCTCGCTGTTGAAAAAGAAAATTTACTCTTTCCAATGACTTTTGGAGCAAAAGGGTCGGCCCAAATAGGAGGTGTAATCTCAACGAATGCGGGTGGACTTCGGGTTTTTAAGTATGGAATGACGAGAAATTTGATTTTGGGCCTTGAAGCAGTCTTGGCAGATGGCACTATCGTTTCTTCCATGAAAAAAATCATCAAGGACAACTCAGGATATGATCTTAAACAATTGTTCATCGGTTCGGAAGGCACCTTAGGGGTTGTAACCAAGGCAGTTTTAAGGTTACAGGAAAAACCCAGAAGCAGAAATAGTGCCTTTGTAGGCATTAACGACTATAGGAATGTAGTTGCCTTTTTAAAATTTATGGATATGGAGCTTGGAGGAATCCTAAGCGGGTATGAGCTTTTATGGGAAGTTAATTTTAAGGAGATGACCTCATCCAGCACAAACATTCCCAAGCCCCTGCCCTATGGCTATACATATTATGTTCTTTTGGAAACTTTAGGGAGTGACCATTCCAAAGATGAGCAGCTATTGGAAGAACTCTTGGGAGAAGCACTATCCCAAGAATTGATTGATGATGCCACATTGGCCCAGTCATCACAACATCTTGACTTTTTTTGGAGAATACGCGAAGATGTAGATGTTCTCGTCGAAAAATGCAACCATGTACAGAATTTTGATGTAAGCCTTCCCATTAAGGACATCGGAAATTACGTGGATCAGGTCTTTGATGCATTTGAAAATCTGCCTGAAGTAGAAATCTACTTCGCACATGGGCATGTCGCCGATGGCAATATTCATTTTCTTGTCGGAAAATCCAATGGAACTACCGAACTAACCAAAAAAGTCAATGATATTGTATATGGTCCTTTAAAACAACTTAAAGGTTCCGTTTCAGCTGAGCATGGTATAGGAGTGCACAAAAAAGAGTATTTGCAACTCAGTAGGTCTACCGAAGAAATTGAATTGATGCGCTTATTGAAAGTTTCCCTAGATCCTAGAGGAATATTGAACTGCGGGAAAATTATTGATGCTTAG